The nucleotide sequence CTAAATCGGCGACTAAACCTTCCGTGGCGGCAGCCAAGGGCGGTCGCAGTGTGGCTCCGAAAACAGCGTTCAAAGCCGTTCCAATGACGATTGATGATATTGAAGCTCCAGAGCTGGATGAAGGCCAACTGGCCAAACACGCCGTGGCCTCCAGCATGAATGAAGACTTCAATGAAGACTTCGCAAACGTGGACCGCGCTCAAGGTGCTGCGCTTGAAAATGAGAAGAAGTCGATGGATGCACTGGCGGCAGCACTTGCTTCCGAACAGGATGAATCCCTGGCGGCTTTGGATGAAGACAACAAAGCTGAAGCCGACCAACTGGCGGCCCAGCAGGCAGATCTGCGCCAAAGAAACTCCAAAGCGATTGCTTCGGCTTTAGCAAACGAACGTGCTGCTGCGATGGCCGCGGCCGCTCGCGAAGCTGCTGAACGTGAAGCTCGCAGTAAAAAAGCCGGTCTTGGCGGCGAAGGCAATGGCCGAGGCATGGGTAAAGGCGCTGGCGCTGGGAATGCAGGTTCTCCGGGTCAGGGCACACAACTGGCGGGAACTCCGACGGGCGTTCGCAGCCTGGATCAGCTTCGTCAGATGCCGGGCAACCCACGCCCGCAGTATTCTCGCGAAGAGCGTCTTCGCGGAGACCAGGGTGCAGTAGCTTTCTATGCCTACATCACGAAAGAGGGTTATCCTCAGCAGTTTAAAATGATGAAGTCGACAGGCTTCCGTAACTTGGATTCCAAAACCCTGACGGCGCTGAAGAAATGGCGCTTCTATCCGGGTCAGGAAGGCTGGGTGGAACTGCCATTCCGCTGGGACCTCAAAGGGGGCGCGGTGGAAGATGGCGGCATGTTGCGACGCAGCGTTGGTCAGAGATAAGAACAGACCAAAAAACAAAAGGGCTCCAGACGGAGCCCTTTTTTCGTTTCAGCCCCTTCCCGGAGCGTTTTAAGCATAAAAAAAAGCCCTTGGACGTCTCCAGGGGCTTTGAGCTAAGTGCTTTAATTCAGAAGACAATTAGTCTTTGAAAAGAGTCTTTGCAGACTTTGTAGTGCCCTTAGTGCGGTTTGCAGCTTTACGCTTTTTGCCGCTAGTCGCTTTTTTTCTTTCGCGAATATATTCAGTCTTTTTTGTTTTTGAAGCCATTTTATCCCCTAGGTTTTTAACGGAATGAGTTAGTTATCAAAACGGAATCCCCAAGTCAACTGAATGCCTGTAATCCCCAGACTCCTTGGGATTTCCTTCATAGGCATAGTTCAAAGCGAATCTAGGGCCATTAAAGCCCAATCCAGCCGTCAGAAGCTCCCTATTGTCGTTGGTGTCGTTATAGTACCCCAGGCGGCTGACCAAAAAATTATTCATATAAGTTTCCAGGCCCCCCATAACTTCAGATTCGGTCGTGGCATCCAGGCGGATTCGGACCATGCGATTATGGATATAGTTAAATCCCGCCCCGGCCGAGGTTTTACGACGAAGCTCTTCCGGCGCATCCTTGTCTTCTCCGAAAAGATTGTAACCCACCAAGGCCACACCGATATTCGGGCGAGGTGTGTAGATAAAGCCGATATCCGCATTGGTCTGACGGTATGAGGTGTTTGGAAGCTTTTGTTCACGATAGTGACCCGTCACACCCATCGCCCACTTTTCAGTCGCGAATTCCGCCAGAGTCAAAGCCATATCACTTTCTTCCAATTTACCAAGCGATACATCAGAAGTCTTTTTCACGAAGGCAAAAGCCGCCGGCATCGCGCTGTCTTTTGTGTTATCGCTCAAACTGGCGGCGAACTGATTTTCTGCGAATGAAGAAAAGAAGTGACGGCCTTTTAAGTGCACCATAGTACCCGGATTCATGAATGACACATCACCAGGTTCCACCGTCGCACGTCCAGTTCCGCCTGTGGCTGCGGATGTCGAGGAATTATAAACTTGGGCATGGGCCACGTTCACGATAAGATAAAAGCAGAAAAAAACAGAAAGTTTTTTTAACAAGCTCAAAGGATGGGGCATCATGAATCTTCACCTCGTAACACTAGTGAGTGCATTTCTTTTGGCATTCACATCCTATCAATCGGCCCAGGCCGGAGCCAGCACATTTACCGCAAAACCTGTTCGTCTTGGCGACAATCTGATTTCAATTCTGCGCCAGCATGGCTTTTCTCAGAGTGAACGTGAAACAGTTGTAGGCTCAAACAGCAAGCTTCGCAACCTGTTCCTTACTCTCGACACACGCTATCTGGTTCGTCAGGTGAAGGGCGAAACCGAGCTGCGCATGTTTGATTCTCAAACTTCGGATGCTTTTCGCATCGTCAAAAAATCCGGCAAGGTTCAGGCTTTTGCTTACGATCCGCAGTACAAAATCAGCCACACCCGCGTGGAAGGCAAAGTGTATGGATCCCTGCTGGGAAGCATCCTTTCCAAAATCAACAGCAACTGGGTGGCAACTCGATTTATGGATGCCTATGCCTTTGATATTGCCCCGCGAGCCGTCAGCCGCGGCGCTGATTTCTGGCTGGTGGTGGAAAGAAAGTTCGAACAGGGTCAGTTCGTAAAATACGGAGAGGTTTTGCAGACTTCACTGGATATCAATGGCCGTCCAGTTCAGAAAAAGTTTGTTCGTAATAACAAAGGTGGCGGCGTGTTTTTTGCCGCTGGCGACCTGCTTGAAAACAAGCCGTTCTATGCGCCGGTGGATTACCTGAAAATTGCCAGCCGCTTTAAACCCAACCGCGTTCACCCAATCACCAAACGCCTGCAACCGCACCTGGGGATCGACTTTGAGCTTCCCGTGGGCGAACCGGTGTATGCCCCCCGCAAGGGCACGGTGGTTCGTTACGGACGTAATCACGCCGCCGGGAACTATATCATCCTGCTGCACTCCAACGGGATGGAGACGGCCTATAATCACCTTCATCGCATTGATAAAAGAATCCGTCAGGGTTTGAGAGTTTCGGCCGGGGAAAGAATCGGTGAAGTGGGTTGCACAGGTTACTGCACCCGTCCGCATCTGCACTTTGCGGTAAAGAAAAAGGGCCGAATGGTCGACCCTATCAAGTACATCAAATCTTATCCATCGCACATGGAAGCGATGTTGGAAGCGCGCGTAGCTGCAAACTAGTCACGCGTGCAAACGGTCACCCAATGCATGCAACGGCTGTTGGGAACTGTGGTGGAATAGCTTCCGTTTTCGCGGAAGCATTCTTTCGTCAGATCATATTCGGTAACGGCGGCACCATTGATGGATTCTTCCTTGTAACAGGAAACCCCGCCCTTCGGAACCACACACTTCAAAGCCACATTCACATCCCACTGATCTGAACGCAGATGACGGCGCATCACCGCCAATTCAGAGCGGTAAGTCGCATTGCCAGAGATATCACTGTAAGACTGCGCCGGACAAAGAGAAGACGCATCCTGAGTTCTGATCACCGCATAACGGCGACCACAGTTCCAGTTCTTGGTCACCGTCGTCGGATTCTGCAAATCATATTCAGTAATGCTTGAAAGAATATTGTTCGGGTTGTTCACCGCCGCACCACTTACCGGAGCTGGCGTAAACACCATGGAATAACCTTTACCATACGCCGTTTTCACCGGCGCGGTTGCCGCTGGCGCACGAACCTCATAAAGTTCGCCGTTGTTCGGCATGAAAGTCAGACTTAAAATCGCCGCCGTCATGAAAGTACTGCGGTATTCGTTCGCCAGTGATTCACTTGAATTGAAATTCATCTGAGCTTCCATCACGCGGGATTCAGGTGAAAACGGGAAATAGTTCGCCGTCGTGTTTTTCTGCGCGAAAGAATCCATCACCAGGGAATCCGTCAACGGCGCCACCAGTGGAATCACATCCGTCCACAAAGTCAGTTTGTTCGTAGCCGTGTAAACATCGGTCAGACTGTTTTTCACACGAATGGCCATTGTCGCCACCGCACCGTTATTGGCCGGGGAATCTGACAGGTATTCCTTGTATTGGTTTTCAGTCAGCTCGGTGGCTGGATATACGGGATTAAAGTTCGTGTCAGCGTAATCAAAGAATTCATTCGTCAGCTTGACGCCACCCGTGCTGTAAGCGCCGGCCTTAATGGAAAAGAAAGCCGGATTGTTGCGCAAATGGGTGTCCGCACAGGAGTTGTACGTGATCGTGTCAAACCCTGCATCGAAAGCAAATGGAATGGCGGATACTTTGGCTCCGGTTGTGGAGCCGTATTTCGCGGAAAGTTCAGCATCTGTCAGGCCGGCTTCCACCTCACTGCCCAGGTCGGAATCAAATCCGGCCTTTCCGCAGTTCTGGAACGACACGATCAGCACGAAGGAGGCAAAGATGCCGCCCGCTGCACGCCAGGTCGCCTTTTTAAAACGCACTTTCATGGAATACTCCCCTGTACCTAGACTATCATATCTCTTTTCGGCATATTGGCGAAAAACAGCAGTCTTTTTCATATTGAGACAGGCCTCGTTAAGGCTTGTCTTAGAATGAAACGTTTGAGATTTTATAGTCTATGCCAAGAGTTAAAAAAGCCATTATTCCCGCTGCCGGCCTCGGAACCCGTTTCCTGCCTGCCACCAAGACTGTCCCGAAAGAAATGCTGACCATCGTGGACGCTCCGATCATTCTGTATGTGGTGGAAGAAGCGGTGAAAGCCGGGATCGAGGACATCATCCTGATCGCCGGCCGTGGCAAACACGCCATCGAGGATTTCTTTGATACTTCTTACGAGCTTGAAGACAAGCTGGCTAAAGACGGCAAAGAAAAACTGCTTGAGCGTGTGACCCGCATCCGTGATTCCGCCAACATCATCAGCATCCGCCAGAAACAAGCCATGGGCCTGGGGCACGCAGTGCTTTGCGGTCTTCCGATT is from Bdellovibrio bacteriovorus str. Tiberius and encodes:
- a CDS encoding TonB family protein, translating into MGFNLDNDKSKDQLSLFDYKLPSADFAPAKKSNADNTAIDFDAFLMAHREPEQSKTSRFLTISATVHAAALLLAMMVTVPLVEQVKTETITIEIEDVPQRLITPRGAKVPPTQGGTPVAADTPVVEKLEDAGSPGDVVIAKPKAEAKAKNVAKAPKAVPVKATKSATKPSVAAAKGGRSVAPKTAFKAVPMTIDDIEAPELDEGQLAKHAVASSMNEDFNEDFANVDRAQGAALENEKKSMDALAAALASEQDESLAALDEDNKAEADQLAAQQADLRQRNSKAIASALANERAAAMAAAAREAAEREARSKKAGLGGEGNGRGMGKGAGAGNAGSPGQGTQLAGTPTGVRSLDQLRQMPGNPRPQYSREERLRGDQGAVAFYAYITKEGYPQQFKMMKSTGFRNLDSKTLTALKKWRFYPGQEGWVELPFRWDLKGGAVEDGGMLRRSVGQR
- a CDS encoding M23 family metallopeptidase, producing MNLHLVTLVSAFLLAFTSYQSAQAGASTFTAKPVRLGDNLISILRQHGFSQSERETVVGSNSKLRNLFLTLDTRYLVRQVKGETELRMFDSQTSDAFRIVKKSGKVQAFAYDPQYKISHTRVEGKVYGSLLGSILSKINSNWVATRFMDAYAFDIAPRAVSRGADFWLVVERKFEQGQFVKYGEVLQTSLDINGRPVQKKFVRNNKGGGVFFAAGDLLENKPFYAPVDYLKIASRFKPNRVHPITKRLQPHLGIDFELPVGEPVYAPRKGTVVRYGRNHAAGNYIILLHSNGMETAYNHLHRIDKRIRQGLRVSAGERIGEVGCTGYCTRPHLHFAVKKKGRMVDPIKYIKSYPSHMEAMLEARVAAN